The Pseudomonas allokribbensis genome has a window encoding:
- the hemB gene encoding porphobilinogen synthase: MSSQFPEARPRRLRRNASLRSLFQETEFSLNDLVLPIFVEEEIDDFVPIKSMPGVMRIPERKLASEIERYARAGIKSVMTFGVSHHLDANGSDTWRENGLVSRMSRIAKDAVPEMIVMSDTCFCEYTDHGHCGVMHNHEVDNDQTLINLGKQAVAAARAGADVIAPSAAMDGQVRAIRRALDDAGFTQIPIMAYSTKFASALYGPFREAGGSALKGDRKSYQMNPMNRREALRESLLDEQEGADALMVKPAGAYLDIIRDIREASNLPLSAYQVSGEYAMIKFGAQAGAIDEDRVVRESLGAIKRAGADLIFTYFAMDLALAGI; encoded by the coding sequence ATGTCCAGTCAGTTCCCCGAAGCACGTCCACGCCGTCTGCGCCGCAATGCGAGCCTGCGCAGCCTGTTCCAGGAAACCGAGTTTTCGCTCAACGATCTGGTGCTGCCGATTTTCGTCGAGGAAGAGATCGACGACTTCGTGCCGATCAAGAGCATGCCCGGTGTGATGCGCATTCCGGAGCGCAAACTGGCCAGCGAGATCGAGCGTTACGCCCGGGCCGGGATCAAGTCGGTGATGACCTTTGGCGTATCCCATCATCTGGACGCCAACGGCAGCGACACCTGGCGTGAAAACGGTCTGGTGTCGCGCATGTCGCGGATCGCCAAGGACGCCGTGCCGGAAATGATCGTGATGTCCGACACCTGCTTCTGCGAATACACCGACCACGGCCATTGCGGCGTGATGCACAACCATGAAGTCGACAACGACCAGACCCTGATCAACCTCGGCAAACAAGCGGTCGCGGCAGCGCGCGCCGGTGCCGATGTAATCGCACCGTCGGCCGCGATGGACGGTCAGGTGCGGGCGATTCGCCGGGCACTGGACGATGCCGGCTTCACGCAGATTCCGATCATGGCCTACTCGACCAAATTCGCCTCGGCGCTCTACGGCCCGTTCCGCGAGGCCGGTGGCAGCGCGCTGAAAGGCGACCGCAAAAGCTATCAGATGAACCCGATGAACCGCCGCGAAGCCCTGCGTGAATCGTTGCTCGACGAGCAGGAAGGCGCCGATGCGCTGATGGTCAAACCGGCCGGCGCGTACCTGGACATCATCCGTGACATCCGTGAAGCCTCGAACCTGCCGCTGTCGGCGTATCAGGTCAGCGGCGAGTACGCGATGATCAAGTTCGGCGCCCAGGCCGGGGCCATCGACGAGGATCGTGTGGTGCGCGAAAGCCTCGGTGCGATCAAACGCGCAGGTGCGGATCTGATTTTCACCTACTTCGCGATGGACCTGGCCCTGGCTGGGATCTGA